From the Pedobacter cryoconitis genome, one window contains:
- a CDS encoding Crp/Fnr family transcriptional regulator, with translation MKTLNQKLIDFKNSTPISIRLFEELCHPFSFKKNEIINTFSHHNDKFYYVETGIVQGIFINELEEMTAYLTTNGFVTPSFLFSRKVSPIEYIRFLTDTEGWAINLAQAPIHDPHLALILLEIYEENLNAGYEREKLTKIKNANDRYIYFLKNHKHLINSVSNKIIASFLNIHPKHLSEIKKRN, from the coding sequence ATGAAGACGCTAAACCAAAAGCTAATTGACTTTAAAAATTCAACGCCTATATCAATTCGGTTATTTGAAGAACTATGTCATCCATTTTCCTTCAAGAAAAATGAAATCATAAACACCTTCTCCCATCACAATGATAAATTCTATTACGTAGAGACGGGAATTGTTCAGGGAATCTTCATTAATGAACTCGAAGAAATGACAGCCTATCTTACCACTAATGGATTTGTCACCCCTAGCTTTCTTTTCTCCAGAAAGGTGTCTCCTATTGAGTATATCAGGTTTTTAACTGATACAGAGGGCTGGGCTATAAATTTAGCCCAGGCCCCTATCCATGATCCACATTTGGCTTTAATCCTTCTTGAAATTTATGAAGAAAACCTAAATGCCGGTTATGAACGTGAAAAACTTACCAAAATAAAAAATGCAAATGACAGGTATATCTATTTCCTTAAAAACCACAAGCATTTGATAAATAGCGTTAGCAATAAAATTATTGCTTCATTTTTGAATATACATCCTAAACATCTTTCGGAGATTAAGAAAAGGAACTAA